The Vibrio sp. NTOU-M3 genomic sequence TATATATCCATTATTTATATAAAAAACCAAACACTCTCCTAATTAGAATATCTGCAAATATCTAAATATTATTAATTTTAATTATTTTCAATTAATAACCTCATCGAAGCCGTTTAACCAAAGTCGATATTCTATTCACAACGCCCCGCCATACCTAGTCTTAGTGTGTCAACTCAACTTATTTCATTGAAAGTATAATGTCTAAACTCTTGATATCCTCCGATTGGTCACAACGTCATGCGGTATAACCATTAGCATTCGTGTGATAAAATATTAGATAAATGCTAACAATTTTTCTTTAACTATCGATTGGCACCTAGAATGACAATGGTGCCAGCGTAGCCATCATAAAGGCACGCATTTTGAATAGAATGTTATGTTTTGAGTAGGATAAATATGAGTAAGAGTTTTGATTACGTATTAACAACTTGGCTCGAAAATAAAAATATTTCGAGAAAAGAATTGATCGCGATCTTACAGAATAATCATTATGAAATATTCAAAGGATTAGATTCCATAACATTAAGCCGTTGGTTAACAGGAAAAACCGTTCCTTCACTCTATAAACAATTGTTAATTGCAAGAATTCTAGATATTGATCTTGTAGAAGCTATTCTTGCCGTTGATATAAGTAAAGCTAAGTTTTCAAGAAAAGACAGCGGATTACTAGAGCAATTAAAAGAATATATCGATTACTCTCTCGTGTCTTTAGCCTATTCAGCAATTTCTAAAAACCCACAACTTGCGTTAAACCATACCTCGAAAGCTACCCATTTCTCAGAGTTTTCTGATTTCTACAATAACCTTTCAGCTTTATCTGATTTCTATGGAGAGTTATCAAGCTTACAAGAGGACGTTATTGTTACTACCATTGAGCTTCAACATAACGAAAAGTTAGTTGGCCATTGGTCAGGATTTGAAGATCTCAGTTTTACCGAGTCTATACCTTCCTTCCCTAATTTAAGTAAAAATGAAATCGATGAAGGCGCACTCATCAATGTTGGATTTTATTCAAATTCAGCTCATAACTTACAATTAATGACAGCCAGTGCTTGCTACTTTTTATTAAATAAAAGATACCACAACAAAAATACTGTATATGGCTTTGCGACAGGAAAAACCATGGCCAAGTTATATGTTTCTCTCTTTGATATGGAAGTCATAAAAGTTTACCCTTCCAAAATAGAACACCATATAGACGTATACCTCATTAAAGGGGATTTATTAAAGCTACTTTCTCATCCAATGCTGCTAATACCAGTAAAAGATCAACTAGAAACCTTTTTTTCTGGTAAAAGCAGCTCAACTAATCATTTTTTAGAGACATGTACAAGTCATGCAAATAAATAGCATTCAAATGACTTATATTAGTTACCATTAATAAAACCCAAAGATATTAAACAGCTTGTAATGCAATGCAATCCCAGTTTCTTAACGTGTAGCCCTTATTTCTTACTGTAATAAGAGACATATTCGAGAAGTTTAATATCTTTCTGACTTCATGTAATAAAACAGGTAATCGACTTCTTCCAATAAGAACGCTATTCCATATGTGTATTTCTAAATCATCTCGGCTCACCAGTTCATCAATATGATCTGATAGATAGCACAAACAACGAATACTATTAAGGCTGCAGGCCATTACTTCTGTTCCATCCAGATTACTAACATGCGGCTTTCCTTTATGGTCAAAAAAGACTTTCATTCTAAGGCGTGCTGCCCACTTAACCGGACATATAACGCATGTGATATTTGAACAATGTGATCCAAAAGATTCGTTTAAACTTGGTTGATTTAGTTGAGCGACACATTCATTCATCATGACCACCTCATTATAAAGTTTATTTTTATTTCATTTAATGTAATTAAGACTGCTTAAATATAATAAACAGGAACTAGCATCAAAGAATTAGCACGTGATAATTTTGTTTTTCTTTGTTTGCTATCAATTAAAAATACAGTTGCATATATGTGATCCTACTTTCTGGTTCACTGAGCCTTTCTATCCTTTTTGCCTTCACGGTTTTTTATTTTTTGATAATAGTTTTCACTCTCACTTTTTTTGTTACTAAGATTTAGTTGTAGAGCGAGCTGCTGGCCAGAGCGTTGCTTTTTTAAGCTATAATTTAAAACCTTTCCTTCTCAGGTTGTTATTGAGCAGCCAAAGCAGGATAATGTCGGGATCGGAATTTCTAAATTACATAACTATGACCGAATATCTTTTGTTGTTGGTGGGCACAGTGCTAGTCAACAACTTTGTACTGGTGAAGTTTTTGGGCCTATGTCCGTTTATGGGAGTTTCTAAGAAACTAGAAACCGCAATCGGTATGGGGTTAGCCACAACATTTGTACTGACATTAGCCTCGGTATGTGCTTATTTGGTGGAAAGCTATATTTTGCTTCCGCTCGGTTTACAGTACCTGCGTACTATGAGCTTTATTCTAGTGATTGCTGTTGTGGTTCAGTTCACCGAAATGGTGGTACATAAAACCAGCCCAACACTTTACCGTCTGTTAGGTATTTTCCTTCCTCTTATTACGACTAACTGCGCCGTGCTCGGTGTTGCCCTGCTAAACATTAACGAAAACCATAACTTCGTTGAGTCTGTTATCTATGGATTTGGTGCGGCAGTCGGCTTTTCTCTGGTTTTGGTGCTGTTTGCTTCCATGCGCGAACGCATTACCGCCGCTGATGTTCCTGCACCTTTCAAAGGTGCATCTATCGCGATGATCACCGCCGGGTTAATGTCTTTAGCCTTTATGGGCTTTACAGGGTTGGTGAAGTTGTAATGAGTTCTATCGTAATCGCAGTTATTGCCATTGCAGCCCTTGCTGCCATATTTGGGGCAATATTAGGTTTTGCCTCTATCCGGTTTAAAGTAGAAGGCGATCCTATCGTCGACCAAATTGATAATATTTTGCCGCAAACACAATGCGGTCAATGTGGTTATCCCGGCTGCCGTCCCTATGCGGAAGCTATTGCCAATGGCGATGCCATCAATAAATGCCCTCCAGGTGGTCAAGCGACCATTGAAAAGCTTGCTGATCTTATGGGAGTAGAAGCAAGTGAGTCAGCACACGAGCTAGACGACATTAAGAAAGTCGCATTTATTCATGAAGATATGTGTATTGGATGTACAAAATGCATTCAAGCTTGTCCTGTCGATGCGATTGTCGGCGGAACAAAAGCTTTACACACGGTAATTAAAGATGAATGTACTGGCTGTGACTTATGTGTGGCACCTTGCCCAACCGACTGTATTGAAATGATCCCGGTAGAAACCACTACCGCAAATTGGAAGTGGCAACTGGACGCCATTCCTGTTGTTGATATTACCGATTCTGCTAAGTCGCAGAATAGTGTGAATTAAGGACTGGTATGTTGTCATTAATCGAACAAATTAAATCTGGTTCACTGTGGGACTTTCCCGGTGGCATTCATCCGCCAGAAAACAAAGCTCAATCACTTAAAACGCAATTGACTCATGCAAGTTTACCTACGCAGTTGATCTTGCCAGTCAAACAACACATAGGTAAGCCAGGGACTGTGACCGTTTCCGTCGGTGATCGCGTCTTAAAAGGCCAGCCGCTCAGTAAATATGATTCGAGCTTTATGTTACCTGTCCACGCACCAACATCTGGGATCGTGACGGCGATAGAGCCTCGTACTTCAGCGCATCCTTCTGGCTTAACAGAGCTTTGTGTTGTTATCGAGCCTGATGGCAAAGATGAATGGGCAGAGCGTAAAGTATTCGACAATTTCAACCAGCTCTCACCAGATGAGCTGATTGAAATAATACGTCAAGCCGGTGTGTCAGGTATGGGCGGTGCCGGCTTCCCGACAGCTAAGAAAATTCAGGCGGGCTTGGCTCGCACCGAAATTTTAATCATCAACGCTGCTGAATGTGAACCCTACATCACCGCGGACGATATTTTAATCCAAGAGCACGCAGATGAAATTATTCGTGGTATCGAAATCGTCGAGCACATTCTTAGTCCAAAGCTGACAATTATCGGTATAGAGGATAATAAACCGCTCGCAATCCAAGCGCTGGAAAGTGCGGCGAAAGACAAAGATATTGTAATTCGCGTCATTCCAACCAAATACCCATCCGGTGGTGAAAAGCAGCTAATCAAGGTGCTTACGAATAAAGAAGTTCCTAACGATGGTATCCCTGCTGACATTGGTTTGTTGGTACAAAATGTAGGTTCTATGTACGCGATAAAGCGTGCTGTGTGTGATGGTGAACCGTTAATTGAACGGGTTGTGACCTTAACAGGAAATGCATTTCAGCAACCTAAAAATGTCTGGGCACGACTTGGTACCTCGGTTCAAGCACTGTTAGATGAGTTTGGCTATCAAGCGGATAAAAGACTTCCAAGGCTCATTATGGGTGGCCCAATGATGGGCTTCACGCTGCCACATGCAGAGGTCCCAGTAACCAAAACATCCAATTGCATTTTAGCTCCAACTCGAAATGAGATCGTGGCAGACTCATACGAAATGGCATGTATCCGCTGCGGTCAATGTGCTGAAGCATGTCCAGCCTCTTTACTTCCTCAACAACTTCAATGGCACGCAAAAGCCGAAGAGTTCGATAAATGTGAAGAGCTCAATCTCAAAGACTGCATTGAATGTGGTGCTTGTGCATTTGTGTGCCCAAGCGAAATTCCTCTTGTTCATTATTATCGTAAAGCAAAAGCCGAAATAAAAACTCGTAAAGAAGAAGCTGAAGCATCTGAACGTGCGAAAGCGCGCTATGAAGAGAAAAAAGCGCGAATGGAGCGCGACAAAGCAGAGCGGGAAAATCGCTTCAAAAAAGCAGCTGATGATCGCAGAAAAGAGATGAAGAAAACGGGTGGTGACGATGCAATCGCTGCCGCCATCGCTCGTGTGAAAAAACAAAAAGCCAACAACGAAGCGGAAACACCAGCAGTCAAACCAGCCGTTGCCGCTGCCATTGCCAAAGCGAAAGCCAAACAAGCCGCAGCTATGCAAGCAGGCGACAGCGAGCCAGATAATTCAGAAATGATGAAGCTGCGTGAAGAACGCAAACGTCAGGCAAGAGAACGTAAAGCGGCTAAGGCAGAGCAACAATCTGCCACTGAAAACTCTAATGACAAACAAGATGCGGTCGCCGCTGCAATCGCTCGTGCTAAAGCGAAGAAAGCTCAAGCACAAAACACTGATGCTTCCAACACCGACAAAAAAGCAGCAGTAGCTGAAGCCATTGCAAGAGCGAAAGCTCGGAAAGCGAAGCAAGAAAGTAAGCCAGTGGCAGAGCCTGAATCTTCACCAGCTCCAATGCAAGAGGACGATCCGAAAAAAGCAGCTGTTACTGCCGCTATTGCACGTGCCAAAGCACGCAAAGCGAAGCAAGAAAGCAAACCGACTGCTGAGTCGGAAGCTTCACCAGCTCCAGCGCAAGAAGACGATCCGAAAAAAGCAGCCGTTGCTGCCGCTATTGCACGCGCTAAAGCGCGCAAAGCGAAGCAAGAAAGCAAACTGACTGTTGAGCCGGATGCTTCACCAGCTCCAGAACAAGTAGACGATCCGAAAAAAGCAGCCGTTGCCGCCGCTATAGCACGCAAAGCGAAGCAAGAAAGCAAACCAACGGCCGAGCCAGAAGCTTCACCAGCTCCAACGCAAAAGGACGATCCGAAAAAAGCAGCCGTTGCTGCCGCTATTGCACGCGCTAAAGCACGCAAAGCGAAGCAAGAAAGCAAACCAACGGCCGAGCCAGAAGCTTCACCAGCTCCAGCGCAAGAAGACGATCCGAAAAAAGCAGCCGTTGCCGCCGCTATTGCACGTGCTAAAGCGCGCAAAGCCGCAAAAGACCAACCATCAAAACCAAGCCAACAACCTGAGGAGGAAGAGTAATGGCCTTCTTCATTGCCAGCTCACCACACGCGCACAGTCGCAAAAGTACTCCTGATCTAATGAAATGGGTCGCCTTATGTGCGTTACCTGGTTTAGCAACACAGACGTACTTCTTTGGTTGGGGTACCATTATTCAGCTGAGCATGGCCATTGTTATTGCATTGGTTTTAGAAGCAGGTGTGATGCTCGCTCGCAAGCGTCCACCGATGTCAGCACTCAGGGACAATAGCGCCCTAGTCACCGCTTGGCTACTGGCGGTTGCGATACCGCCACTCTCTCCTTGGTGGCTCATTACAATTGGTTTAGTGTTTGCTATTTTAATTGCCAAGCATCTATACGGCGGGATTGGGCAAAATCCATTCAACCCAGCGATGGTTGCTTATGTGGTCCTGCTGATCTCTTTCCCAGTTCAAATGACCAGTTGGATTTCTCCAGCTGAACTACAAACGACTCATATCTCTATGGGAGATGCTTTCTCGTTAGTATTCAGTGGATTGAATAATGAAGGGCTATCCTTACAACAAATCCGGACTGGCATTGATGGGGTGACCATGGCAACCCCTCTGGATGCATTTAAAACATCACTGCACTCAGGCCATACAGCGGCTGAAGCCCTAAGCCAATCTCAATTTTCTTCCTTAGCTGGTATCGGTTGGGAGTGGGTAAACCTCGCGTACTTGATCGGCGGATTACTGCTGCTGAAAATGCGAGTTATCAGCTGGCATATTCCCTTGAGCTTCCTTATGAGCTTATTGGTCATCAGTAGCCTATTTATGTTATTCGCGCCTGATTCAACAGCGTCACCACTACTCCATTTGTTATCTGGCGCAACAATGCTCGGTGCATTCTTTATCGCGACAGATCCCGTTTCTGCATCAACAACCGTCAAAGGACGCCTGATTTACGGTGCCTTTATTGGGATCATGGTATTCATCATTCGTAGTTGGGGTGGTTTCCCCGATGGCGTAGCTTTTGCCGTATTACTCGCTAATATGTGTGTTCCGCTGATCGATTACTACACTAAACCACGAACTTACGGGCATTAAGGAGCAATATGTTAAACGCTATTCGTAAAAACGGCGTCACACTTGCCATTTTTGCCTGCGCTTCGACAGGCCTTGTGGCATTGACGCAATATCTCACTCAAGATCAAATTAAACTGCAAGAACAGAAACAACTGCTTTCCGTGCTAAATCAAGTTATTCCCCACGATTTACACGATAACGAACTTTATCGTTCATGCACTTTGGTCAGTGACCCCGCTCTGGGCACAACAACTCCGATGCCAGCCTATTTCGCCACGTTAAATGGTAAGCCAAGCGCACTGGCTATCGAAGCCATCGCCCCAGATGGCTATAACGGCGCGATTAAACTTATCGTTGGTATCAAGCAAGATGGCACCATTACTGGCACTCGAATTCTGTCTCACCAAGAAACACCGGGGCTAGGTGATAAAATTGATTTACGCATTACCGATTGGGTCTTGGCTTTTAGTGGCAAACAGGTGACAGAGCAAAATATCAACACTTGGAAAGTGCGCAAAGACGGCGGCCAGTTTGACCAATTTACAGGCGCCACAATTACCCCTCGTGCGGTCGTCAAAGCGGTCAAAAATACCGTAAACTACGTCAACCAAAATCGCGAACAGCTACTTAAGCAACCGATGGATTGTGGAGACAATCATGGCTGAGCATAAAACTCTGATTAAAAATGGCATGTGGGACAACAACCCCGCACTTGTCCAACTGCTAGGCCTGTGCCCTTTGCTTGCGGTCTCATCAACAGTGACCAATGCTCTAGGGCTCGGCATTGCAACCTTACTGGTTCTGGTTGGATCTAATGTAACCGTTTCACTGGTACGAGATTTTGTCCCTAAAGAAGTGCGTATTCCTGTGTTTGTGATGATCATTGCTGCATTGGTTACTTGCGTACAGCTGCTCATGAATGCTTACGCTTATGGCCTGTACTTATCACTGGGCATTTTCATCCCCCTTATTGTTACCAACTGTATCATTATTGGCCGTGCGGAAGCCTTTGCGTCTAAAAATGATGTATTGCCCGCCGCGCAAGATGGTTTCTGGATGGGCATGGGAATGACCAGCGTACTCGTTTTATTAGGAGCCATACGTGAAATCATTGGCAATGGGACACTATTTGATGGTGCAGATCTTCTGCTCGGAGATTGGGCAAAAGTGCTTCGTATTGAAGTCTTTCATTTCGACAGTAGCTTCTTACTTGCATTACTACCGCCAGGCGCATTTATTGGCGTTGGCTTACTGATCGCCCTCAAAAACGTTATCGATAAGCAAATGGAGTCTCGCCAACCAAAACAAGAAAAAGCGACGATAGAGCGCGTGCGAGTCACCAACCAATAAGAATACACAGGAAGCAGCCTACCAATGAACAAAACAAAACGCATAGAGATCTTGCAACGACTGAGGGATGACAATCCCAACCCACAAACCGAGCTTAACTGGAGCTCTCCATTTGAGCTCTTGATTGCGGTGCTGCTTTCTGCGCAAGCGACCGATGTCAGTGTGAACAAAGCCACAGATAAACTTTACCCTGTAGCTAACACACCACAAGCCTTATTCGATCTGGGTGTCGACGGTGTTAAAGAGTACATCAAGACCATTGGCTTATTTAACTCTAAAGCTGAGAACGTTATCAAAACGTGCCGTATTTTGTTAGACAAACACAACGGTGAGGTACCAGAAAACCGTGAAGCACTCGAAGCACTACCTGGTGTCGGCCGAAAAACAGCCAATGTTGTCCTTAACACCGCATTTGGTTGGCCCACGATTGCGGTTGATACTCACATATTTCGTGTCTCTAACCGAACTAAGTTCGCAATGGGGAAAAATGTGGATGAAGTCGAAGAAAAGCTACTAAAAGTGGTCCCTAAAGAGTTTAAATTAGACGTTCATCATTGGTTAATTCTTCACGGTCGCTATACCTGTGTCGCCAGAAAGCCACGTTGCGGCAGCTGTATTATTGAAGATCTTTGTGAATTCAAAGAAAAAGTCTATCCAGAGAGCTAGGAGCAAGCTATGTCAAATGGTCGTATTCTTCACACAATGCTACGTGTCGGTGACTTAGATAAGTCTATCGAGTTTTACACCCAAGTTATGGGTATGCAGCTTCTGCGTACCAACGAAAATACGGAATACAAGTATACCCTTGCATTTCTTGGCTACGGTGATGAATCCCAAGGAGCAGTGATTGAGCTGACTTACAACTGGGGAACCAGTGAGTATGATTTAGGTTCAGCATTTGGCCACATTGCGATTGGGGTCGATGATATTTACACCACTTGCGACACTATTAAAGCAGCTGGAGGCAACATTACACGTGAGCCAGGCCCCGTCAAAGGCGGAACAACCCACATCGCATTCGTAAAAGACCCTGATGGCTATATGATTGAGCTCATCCAAAATAAGCAAGCTAGTGCTGGACTAAAAGGTTAACCCTGCTTCAAATAAGCAATACATATCAAATAGATACAAAATATTCATAAGGCAGCAATTCGCTGCCTTATTTTTTAACTTTACATGATAATCGTTATCATTTAATCTTTCGATACCTCGTGTGTTGGAGATAATAAAAATGGGCATCGCAGATTGGGAGAAGCATACACTACTTGCTGACATAGCAATGAAGGAAGACGATCAGTTGAGAAGTATTCTTCATTATCAGCAAGCATTGACGCTCAGTGAACGAATTAGTGATTCCGAAGACGTTGATGTCGAAGATCGCTTAATGATTTCGGTGATCTCATGCCATAACCTCGCTTCTTTCTGGCGTACCGTTGGCGACACCACCTACGAACTCAAATATCTACAACTGGCATCAGAGAAGGTGTTAACGCTCGTACCACAGTGCCCAAATACAGATTGCAATGCGTTTATTGATTCGATGGGGTGCTGTAAAAAAGCACTGATTGAATTTATGAAACGTCACCCAAATCCTGAAATTGCAAAGCAAGTTCAAGATATTGATACCGCAACTAACTGCAATCTAATCGCCAAATTCCGCCTAAATTAAAAAAAGCCAGCTGATGCTGGCTTTTTTGTTCATTAGACTTGTGTCCGACCCAGAGATATTACCACACGTCGATTTCGGTCTTTACCGATTGGAGAAGCATTGTCATCAATAGGTCGACGTTTGCCATAACCTTGAACCTGAATCCTATCTTCCGGCAACCCCAGAGACTTAAAGTAGTTTCTTAACACTTCAGCACGGCGCTCAGATAGATTTTGACTGGCACTTTTACTGTCCTCTGCATCGGTATAGGTCGAAACCAACACCAGATCAATATCTTGGTTATAGCGAATGTACTCTGCGATCTGAGCTAAGCGCTTTTGTGACGCTTTGTTAAGATCAACACTCGTACGGTCGTAATGAAGAATAGTGAACGATATATCTTCAAAACTGTAAGGTAATAAATTAGCAATACAGCTACTAAAAACGTTGTATTGCTGCTGGAAAAGTACTGAAGACAGCGCTACTTCCACTCGTTGATCGCGGCTTTGCCACTCTTGATAACTAAACGTTGGATAGCGCCCCTTTTCGAGTTCATCCAATAAGCTCCAAGCGGTTTGCCCACCGACGTAACCGTCAAACTGCTTGAAAAAACGTAAATTGGTAATGCGCTCAGCACCATCGCCAGGGCGCCATACTGGCGGCATAGAAACCAAATTCACATCACGGGTTTCCCCCATCGGACGCTTCATTTTCAATTCGAAATCGAGGTTAATTTTTTTGCTCGCATGAGACGAAAAAACCGCATCGCCAAAATTAGGGATCGGGTGCACTAAGCGGCATTCAAGCGGCGTATTGGACACCATTTGCCAAGTCGACTGCTGCGGTTTAGCAACATAGCGCTTTTCTATTGCATTAGAGGCATATGACGCAATAGAACAGGAAAACAGAAGACTGATTGCTAACAGCTTTTTCATAGTGACGTTATCTCAATAGGTACAGCTTGAGGAGGCAACACATTGCCATCCGTATTTATTCTCACTAAATAATGCAAAAAGCTCGCCACCCTAGGTGTCATGTTCACCGCTTTTTATTCAGCTCGCTGGTTTTTCTTACAACAAGAATCTGCAATAATGCCAGCTTCATCACACAATTGTAGAACGACATGACTGTAGAAAACGAAGCATTGACGTTAAAAAAACGTTTTCGTGGCTATTTCCCGGTGGTTATCGACGTAGAAACCGCTGGATTTAATGCAAAAACTGACGCACTTCTAGAAATATGTGCCATCACTTTAAAAATGGATGAAAATGGTGATTTGCATCCAGCCACCACTATGCATTTTCATGTCGAGCCATTCGAAGGCGCAAACCTTGAAAAAGAAGCGCTTGAATTTAATGGCATCCGCGACCCTTTCAGCCCATTACGGGGCGCAGTT encodes the following:
- a CDS encoding multiprotein-bridging factor 1 family protein, which encodes MSKSFDYVLTTWLENKNISRKELIAILQNNHYEIFKGLDSITLSRWLTGKTVPSLYKQLLIARILDIDLVEAILAVDISKAKFSRKDSGLLEQLKEYIDYSLVSLAYSAISKNPQLALNHTSKATHFSEFSDFYNNLSALSDFYGELSSLQEDVIVTTIELQHNEKLVGHWSGFEDLSFTESIPSFPNLSKNEIDEGALINVGFYSNSAHNLQLMTASACYFLLNKRYHNKNTVYGFATGKTMAKLYVSLFDMEVIKVYPSKIEHHIDVYLIKGDLLKLLSHPMLLIPVKDQLETFFSGKSSSTNHFLETCTSHANK
- a CDS encoding transcriptional regulator, whose amino-acid sequence is MMNECVAQLNQPSLNESFGSHCSNITCVICPVKWAARLRMKVFFDHKGKPHVSNLDGTEVMACSLNSIRCLCYLSDHIDELVSRDDLEIHIWNSVLIGRSRLPVLLHEVRKILNFSNMSLITVRNKGYTLRNWDCIALQAV
- the rsxA gene encoding electron transport complex subunit RsxA translates to MTEYLLLLVGTVLVNNFVLVKFLGLCPFMGVSKKLETAIGMGLATTFVLTLASVCAYLVESYILLPLGLQYLRTMSFILVIAVVVQFTEMVVHKTSPTLYRLLGIFLPLITTNCAVLGVALLNINENHNFVESVIYGFGAAVGFSLVLVLFASMRERITAADVPAPFKGASIAMITAGLMSLAFMGFTGLVKL
- the rsxB gene encoding electron transport complex subunit RsxB gives rise to the protein MSSIVIAVIAIAALAAIFGAILGFASIRFKVEGDPIVDQIDNILPQTQCGQCGYPGCRPYAEAIANGDAINKCPPGGQATIEKLADLMGVEASESAHELDDIKKVAFIHEDMCIGCTKCIQACPVDAIVGGTKALHTVIKDECTGCDLCVAPCPTDCIEMIPVETTTANWKWQLDAIPVVDITDSAKSQNSVN
- the rsxC gene encoding electron transport complex subunit RsxC — translated: MLSLIEQIKSGSLWDFPGGIHPPENKAQSLKTQLTHASLPTQLILPVKQHIGKPGTVTVSVGDRVLKGQPLSKYDSSFMLPVHAPTSGIVTAIEPRTSAHPSGLTELCVVIEPDGKDEWAERKVFDNFNQLSPDELIEIIRQAGVSGMGGAGFPTAKKIQAGLARTEILIINAAECEPYITADDILIQEHADEIIRGIEIVEHILSPKLTIIGIEDNKPLAIQALESAAKDKDIVIRVIPTKYPSGGEKQLIKVLTNKEVPNDGIPADIGLLVQNVGSMYAIKRAVCDGEPLIERVVTLTGNAFQQPKNVWARLGTSVQALLDEFGYQADKRLPRLIMGGPMMGFTLPHAEVPVTKTSNCILAPTRNEIVADSYEMACIRCGQCAEACPASLLPQQLQWHAKAEEFDKCEELNLKDCIECGACAFVCPSEIPLVHYYRKAKAEIKTRKEEAEASERAKARYEEKKARMERDKAERENRFKKAADDRRKEMKKTGGDDAIAAAIARVKKQKANNEAETPAVKPAVAAAIAKAKAKQAAAMQAGDSEPDNSEMMKLREERKRQARERKAAKAEQQSATENSNDKQDAVAAAIARAKAKKAQAQNTDASNTDKKAAVAEAIARAKARKAKQESKPVAEPESSPAPMQEDDPKKAAVTAAIARAKARKAKQESKPTAESEASPAPAQEDDPKKAAVAAAIARAKARKAKQESKLTVEPDASPAPEQVDDPKKAAVAAAIARKAKQESKPTAEPEASPAPTQKDDPKKAAVAAAIARAKARKAKQESKPTAEPEASPAPAQEDDPKKAAVAAAIARAKARKAAKDQPSKPSQQPEEEE
- the rsxD gene encoding electron transport complex subunit RsxD, translating into MAFFIASSPHAHSRKSTPDLMKWVALCALPGLATQTYFFGWGTIIQLSMAIVIALVLEAGVMLARKRPPMSALRDNSALVTAWLLAVAIPPLSPWWLITIGLVFAILIAKHLYGGIGQNPFNPAMVAYVVLLISFPVQMTSWISPAELQTTHISMGDAFSLVFSGLNNEGLSLQQIRTGIDGVTMATPLDAFKTSLHSGHTAAEALSQSQFSSLAGIGWEWVNLAYLIGGLLLLKMRVISWHIPLSFLMSLLVISSLFMLFAPDSTASPLLHLLSGATMLGAFFIATDPVSASTTVKGRLIYGAFIGIMVFIIRSWGGFPDGVAFAVLLANMCVPLIDYYTKPRTYGH
- the rsxG gene encoding electron transport complex subunit RsxG, which translates into the protein MLNAIRKNGVTLAIFACASTGLVALTQYLTQDQIKLQEQKQLLSVLNQVIPHDLHDNELYRSCTLVSDPALGTTTPMPAYFATLNGKPSALAIEAIAPDGYNGAIKLIVGIKQDGTITGTRILSHQETPGLGDKIDLRITDWVLAFSGKQVTEQNINTWKVRKDGGQFDQFTGATITPRAVVKAVKNTVNYVNQNREQLLKQPMDCGDNHG
- a CDS encoding electron transport complex subunit E, encoding MAEHKTLIKNGMWDNNPALVQLLGLCPLLAVSSTVTNALGLGIATLLVLVGSNVTVSLVRDFVPKEVRIPVFVMIIAALVTCVQLLMNAYAYGLYLSLGIFIPLIVTNCIIIGRAEAFASKNDVLPAAQDGFWMGMGMTSVLVLLGAIREIIGNGTLFDGADLLLGDWAKVLRIEVFHFDSSFLLALLPPGAFIGVGLLIALKNVIDKQMESRQPKQEKATIERVRVTNQ
- the nth gene encoding endonuclease III — its product is MNKTKRIEILQRLRDDNPNPQTELNWSSPFELLIAVLLSAQATDVSVNKATDKLYPVANTPQALFDLGVDGVKEYIKTIGLFNSKAENVIKTCRILLDKHNGEVPENREALEALPGVGRKTANVVLNTAFGWPTIAVDTHIFRVSNRTKFAMGKNVDEVEEKLLKVVPKEFKLDVHHWLILHGRYTCVARKPRCGSCIIEDLCEFKEKVYPES
- the gloA gene encoding lactoylglutathione lyase, translated to MSNGRILHTMLRVGDLDKSIEFYTQVMGMQLLRTNENTEYKYTLAFLGYGDESQGAVIELTYNWGTSEYDLGSAFGHIAIGVDDIYTTCDTIKAAGGNITREPGPVKGGTTHIAFVKDPDGYMIELIQNKQASAGLKG
- a CDS encoding DUF2753 domain-containing protein, translating into MGIADWEKHTLLADIAMKEDDQLRSILHYQQALTLSERISDSEDVDVEDRLMISVISCHNLASFWRTVGDTTYELKYLQLASEKVLTLVPQCPNTDCNAFIDSMGCCKKALIEFMKRHPNPEIAKQVQDIDTATNCNLIAKFRLN
- a CDS encoding OmpA family protein, giving the protein MKKLLAISLLFSCSIASYASNAIEKRYVAKPQQSTWQMVSNTPLECRLVHPIPNFGDAVFSSHASKKINLDFELKMKRPMGETRDVNLVSMPPVWRPGDGAERITNLRFFKQFDGYVGGQTAWSLLDELEKGRYPTFSYQEWQSRDQRVEVALSSVLFQQQYNVFSSCIANLLPYSFEDISFTILHYDRTSVDLNKASQKRLAQIAEYIRYNQDIDLVLVSTYTDAEDSKSASQNLSERRAEVLRNYFKSLGLPEDRIQVQGYGKRRPIDDNASPIGKDRNRRVVISLGRTQV